From Argopecten irradians isolate NY chromosome 12, Ai_NY, whole genome shotgun sequence, one genomic window encodes:
- the LOC138336749 gene encoding uncharacterized protein has translation MGDVLKSEFAWKKFGFSHRNRKSFYTCQWHWPPWFFLLFRLVILGYLVGAFIPVIVPSDEKSKHSLFAYLTIWTYLVLVAHNLVATIVALFYHCMQERDEDDLSTSVSSHRYRVSGNKNSSYSSFKENAFQTEDETTSYIKTKASDNAETKYQAVKDIDRVDMSLKEQSNGRTVSESETRSVTTITPMMFDETEDNLSCLMKFSWFLSALAQHFSIFVTLLYFSAVFPFLKVRAGLVNDINLHAVNSFMILLDLAVSARPVRLLHVLYPAIYGCAYAVFSIVYWTFDKENNVLYAILDWNNPALATGVIVGAVLIVVPLIQLMLFGLYELRLKIYKMCYKHTYT, from the exons ATGGGTGACGTATTAAAAAGTGAATTTGCTTGGAAAAAATTTGGATTTTCTCACAGGAATCGGAAATCATTTTACACTTGCCAA TGGCACTGGCCTCCCTGGTTCTTCCTCCTGTTTCGACTCGTTATCCTTGGATACTTGGTCGGAGCATTCATACCAGTGATCGTACCATCAGACGAAAAATCTAAACACAGTTTATTTGCCTACCTAACCATATGGACATATCTAGTGCTCGTCGCACACAATCTCGTCGCCACAATCGTCGCATTATTTTATCATTGCATGCAAGAGAGAGACGAAGATGATTTGTCGACCAGTGTTTCATCTCATCGATACCGTGTCAGTGGGAACAAGAATTCTTCATACAGTTCATTTAAAGAGAACGCATTCCAAACGGAAGACGAGACTACTTCCTATATAAAAACGAAGGCCTCGGATAACGCCGAGACGAAATATCAGGCCGTCAAAGACATAGATAGAGTAGATATGTCTCTTAAAGAACAATCAAATGGACGCACGGTTTCGGAGTCAGAAACGCGATCTGTGACAACAATAACACCAATGATGTTTGATGAAACAGAAGACAACTTGTCGTGTTTGATGAAGTTCTCTTGGTTTCTTTCAGCGCTTGCGCAACACTTTTCAATATTTGTGACATTGTTGTATTTTTCTGCTGTGTTTCCTTTCCTTAAGGTGAGGGCTGGCCTCGTCAATGACATCAATCTTCACGCAGTCAACAGCTTCATGATCTTATTAGATCTCGCGGTGAGCGCGAGACCTGTGCGACTACTGCACGTGCTGTACCCTGCGATTTACGGGTGCGCATACGCAGTATTCTCCATTGTGTATTGGACGTTCGATAAGGAGAATAACGTGTTATACGCTATTTTGGACTGGAATAACCCTGCCCTAGCAACAGGCGTCATAGTAGGCGCAGTTCTTATCGTCGTACCGCTTATACAACTGATGTTGTTTGGCTTATATGAACTCAGgctgaaaatatacaaaatgtgttacaaacatacatacacgTGA